A region of Curvibacter sp. AEP1-3 DNA encodes the following proteins:
- the prfH gene encoding peptide chain release factor H, which yields MILLQLTANTGPEECCLAVRKALQVVLRECASAQVKVDVMEEVGGGRPGNLRSALLLLDGEAASAIAQRWRGSVQWCCPSPYRPGHKRKNWFVGAEVFEPDAPNAAASLLDKDLHFETLRASGPGGQHVNKTDSAVRATHRPTGLSVKVQTERSQHANKRLARMLLAHKLAHAAAEDAKAMRTQRWLQHYGVERGNAGRTFKGECFTEFFG from the coding sequence ATGATCTTGCTGCAACTCACCGCCAACACGGGTCCCGAGGAATGCTGCCTGGCCGTACGCAAGGCCTTGCAGGTCGTACTGCGTGAATGCGCGTCCGCTCAGGTGAAGGTGGACGTGATGGAAGAAGTCGGGGGTGGCAGACCCGGCAACCTGCGATCTGCCCTGCTGTTGCTGGATGGAGAGGCCGCCTCCGCCATTGCGCAGCGGTGGCGCGGTAGCGTGCAGTGGTGCTGCCCCAGCCCTTACCGGCCGGGGCACAAGCGCAAAAACTGGTTCGTAGGCGCAGAAGTGTTCGAGCCCGATGCGCCCAACGCGGCTGCCTCACTACTGGACAAAGACCTGCACTTTGAAACCTTGCGTGCCAGCGGCCCTGGTGGGCAGCACGTGAACAAGACAGACTCCGCCGTACGCGCCACACACCGCCCCACAGGACTGAGTGTGAAGGTGCAAACGGAACGCAGCCAACACGCCAACAAGCGACTCGCACGCATGCTGCTCGCACACAAATTGGCCCACGCCGCAGCCGAGGATGCCAAAGCCATGCGTACACAGCGCTGGCTACAACACTACGGCGTGGAACGCGGCAATGCAGGACGCACCTTCAAAGGGGAGTGTTTTACGGAGTTCTTCGGATAA
- a CDS encoding GGDEF domain-containing protein, with amino-acid sequence MYTTGHLRLDAATLVFATSLLAFSLANLCALLARGAASKRLGLREWSASLAFASFAFLLFFFRGKAPWVLTYLVANLAMLAVVPFTMLAYAKLLQVEAPASSVALSSAVGLSGVLAVYFLETDAQFGVFSMSMAIGFQLVLAALMVAMAPGRHGAQWRVVLNIIHGLSALAFFVRAGMALNGQAMLVSTVANSPAQIVALCVAALYFTVATVVFIVMVSQRQHHEMSDRLRRDGLTGLYTRTAFFEMAVAKPHQWQAGGYALVLMDIDNFKRINDSYGHAGGDAVLAHAARMLSQLTRLSDIAVRYGGEEFCVLLHACSAEEAGRFAQRLVDEAGRQSVRIKDGRNVRFTFSVGYACAPDGQTRGGIESLEAVIDSADQALYAAKAAGRNQVQSSSGIPACNEVALAV; translated from the coding sequence TTGTATACAACGGGTCACCTGCGGCTGGATGCCGCCACATTGGTATTCGCCACGAGTCTGCTGGCGTTCAGTCTTGCCAATCTCTGTGCCTTGCTTGCACGGGGTGCGGCCTCCAAGCGCTTGGGTTTGCGTGAATGGTCTGCGAGTCTCGCCTTCGCTTCATTCGCCTTTCTGCTGTTCTTCTTTCGCGGTAAGGCCCCCTGGGTTCTGACGTATCTGGTCGCGAACCTGGCCATGTTGGCCGTTGTGCCGTTCACGATGCTGGCTTACGCCAAACTCTTGCAGGTGGAGGCACCCGCAAGCAGCGTGGCACTGAGCAGTGCGGTCGGCCTGTCAGGGGTATTGGCCGTCTATTTCCTCGAAACGGATGCACAGTTTGGCGTTTTTTCCATGTCCATGGCCATTGGCTTTCAGCTGGTGCTGGCCGCATTGATGGTGGCCATGGCCCCCGGGCGGCATGGAGCGCAGTGGCGGGTGGTTTTGAACATCATTCACGGACTCAGTGCATTGGCCTTTTTCGTGCGGGCAGGCATGGCACTGAATGGCCAGGCCATGCTGGTATCCACCGTTGCGAACTCGCCCGCCCAGATCGTGGCCTTGTGCGTGGCTGCTTTGTACTTCACGGTGGCCACCGTGGTGTTCATCGTGATGGTGAGTCAGCGCCAACACCACGAGATGAGTGACCGGCTGCGCCGTGATGGCCTGACCGGCCTTTACACCCGCACCGCATTCTTTGAGATGGCTGTTGCCAAGCCCCACCAGTGGCAAGCGGGGGGTTATGCGCTGGTCTTGATGGACATCGACAACTTCAAGCGTATCAACGACAGCTATGGCCACGCAGGGGGCGATGCCGTGCTGGCGCATGCCGCCCGCATGTTGTCGCAGTTGACCCGCCTCTCCGATATTGCTGTGCGTTACGGCGGCGAAGAATTTTGTGTGCTCTTGCACGCCTGCTCTGCCGAAGAAGCCGGCCGCTTTGCCCAGCGGCTGGTGGACGAGGCCGGCAGGCAGTCGGTGCGCATCAAGGATGGCCGCAATGTCCGCTTCACGTTTTCGGTCGGCTATGCATGTGCACCGGACGGACAAACTCGCGGTGGCATTGAGTCGCTGGAAGCCGTGATTGACAGTGCTGATCAGGCACTGTACGCGGCCAAGGCCGCAGGTCGTAATCAAGTGCAGTCGTCCAGCGGAATTCCGGCGTGTAACGAAGTGGCGCTTGCCGTCTAG
- the rtcR gene encoding RNA repair transcriptional activator RtcR — MKKTVVIGFLGTQLDSGQSSARWEKWRPTVSLAQHDDLAIDRLELFHDRRASTLAQLVRDDFIQQSPNTQVNLVEMNLANPWDFGEVYTALYDWAATYPFDPSRETYQAHITTGTHVAQICLFLLVEARFLPGVLLQSAPPRGRQGRGPGSHEIIDLDLSRYDAINQRLHVAQQDAVSFLKSGIATRNTRFNTLIEEVERVAVQSKAPMLLTGPTGAGKSMLARRVYELKKSRHQIDGDFVEVNCATLRGDGAGSTLFGHKKGAFTGAITDRPGLLRSAHRGLLFLDEIGELGLDEQAMLLKAVEEKRFLPMGSDREVQSNFQLIAGTNKDLRLEIEAGRFREDLFARINLWTYTLPGLAQRREDIEPNMDHQLAQAAQELGKQVRFTTEARTAYLRFATDADASWRGNFRDLSASITRLATLADHGRIGIALVQAELQRLRWQWQPQTNPGNLETGTSLNITRPSLEDLLGAKASTLDTFDRVQLQAVIAVCRQHASISDAGRELFNVSRTQRSVINDADRLRKYLLKFGLDWDAVRH, encoded by the coding sequence ATGAAAAAGACCGTTGTCATCGGATTTCTGGGAACCCAGCTGGATTCCGGGCAGAGCTCGGCGCGCTGGGAAAAGTGGCGACCCACGGTGTCCTTGGCACAGCACGACGACTTGGCCATTGACCGGCTGGAGCTCTTTCATGACCGACGCGCCAGCACCCTGGCCCAGCTGGTGCGGGATGACTTCATCCAGCAGTCACCCAACACCCAGGTCAACCTCGTAGAGATGAATCTCGCGAACCCCTGGGACTTTGGCGAGGTGTACACCGCGCTGTACGACTGGGCGGCGACTTATCCGTTTGACCCCAGCCGCGAAACCTACCAAGCGCATATCACCACCGGCACGCACGTGGCGCAGATCTGCCTCTTCCTGCTCGTAGAAGCACGCTTTCTTCCAGGCGTGCTCCTGCAAAGTGCTCCGCCACGGGGACGGCAGGGTCGCGGGCCAGGGAGCCACGAAATCATTGACCTCGATTTGTCGCGCTACGACGCCATCAACCAGCGTCTGCATGTAGCGCAACAGGATGCCGTCTCCTTCCTCAAAAGCGGTATCGCCACCCGCAACACCCGCTTCAACACCCTGATTGAGGAAGTGGAGCGGGTGGCGGTGCAGAGCAAGGCACCGATGCTGCTCACCGGCCCCACAGGCGCTGGCAAGTCCATGCTGGCGCGGCGTGTGTACGAGCTAAAAAAATCTCGCCACCAGATTGATGGGGACTTTGTTGAAGTGAACTGCGCCACCTTGCGTGGCGACGGTGCCGGGTCTACGCTGTTTGGCCACAAAAAAGGAGCTTTTACCGGTGCCATCACCGATCGCCCCGGCCTGCTGCGCAGCGCTCACAGAGGCCTGCTGTTTCTGGATGAAATCGGCGAGCTGGGTTTGGATGAGCAGGCCATGCTGCTCAAGGCCGTGGAAGAAAAGCGGTTTCTGCCAATGGGGTCAGACCGCGAGGTACAAAGCAATTTCCAGCTCATTGCAGGGACGAACAAAGACCTGCGCCTGGAAATTGAAGCGGGCCGCTTTCGCGAAGACTTGTTTGCCCGCATCAACCTCTGGACTTACACCCTGCCCGGCCTGGCCCAGCGACGGGAAGACATTGAACCGAATATGGACCACCAACTCGCCCAGGCCGCGCAGGAGCTGGGCAAGCAAGTACGCTTCACCACCGAGGCGCGCACAGCCTACCTGCGCTTCGCCACCGATGCAGATGCAAGCTGGCGTGGCAACTTCCGCGACCTCAGCGCCTCCATCACGCGGCTGGCAACACTGGCAGACCACGGACGTATTGGCATTGCACTGGTGCAGGCGGAATTACAGCGTCTCCGGTGGCAATGGCAGCCACAAACCAATCCCGGCAATCTGGAGACCGGCACGAGCTTGAACATCACCCGCCCCTCTCTAGAAGACTTGCTGGGCGCTAAGGCCAGCACCCTGGATACCTTTGACCGCGTGCAGCTCCAAGCAGTCATTGCGGTGTGCCGACAGCACGCCAGCATCAGCGATGCAGGACGAGAGCTGTTTAACGTATCCCGCACACAGCGCAGCGTAATCAACGACGCAGACCGTTTGCGCAAGTATTTGCTGAAGTTTGGGCTGGATTGGGATGCTGTCCGACACTAG
- a CDS encoding RNA ligase RtcB family protein, with the protein MGNFVKHVSDRACVVTSDATWMEDAALAQLVTTSQLQGMQRVAGMPDLHPGRGYPVGAAFFSTQMFYPALVGNDIGCGMALWQTDMRASTVKLDKLEKRVGNIDGPMDDTAAVAQAMARCDVLPSGHEASLGTIGSGNHFAEFQQVDTVNAPEALAALGIDKQHLLLLVHSGSRGLGERILRQHVDALGHRGLQADTAEAADYLAQHDAALRFAHCNRQLVAQRLLANVRADGRCVLDVHHNFVESASIHGQVGWLHRKGATPSDQGAVLIPGSRGDYSYLVRPTRLCHDTLLSLAHGAGRKWIRSACKDRLFKLMTPTQMGRTALGSRVICNDKQLIYEEAPQAYKGIDSVVQALVGAGLVELLARTKPVLTYKTRGECCE; encoded by the coding sequence ATGGGCAATTTTGTCAAACACGTGTCGGACCGCGCCTGTGTGGTCACGTCTGACGCCACGTGGATGGAGGACGCTGCCTTAGCGCAGCTCGTCACCACATCGCAACTACAGGGCATGCAGCGCGTCGCGGGCATGCCTGACTTGCATCCTGGGCGCGGCTATCCGGTAGGGGCCGCATTTTTCTCAACACAGATGTTCTATCCCGCCTTGGTGGGCAACGACATCGGCTGCGGCATGGCGCTGTGGCAAACCGACATGCGCGCCAGCACTGTCAAGCTCGACAAGCTGGAAAAGCGCGTGGGCAACATCGACGGCCCCATGGACGACACTGCGGCAGTGGCGCAAGCCATGGCGCGCTGTGATGTGCTGCCCAGTGGCCACGAGGCTTCGCTGGGCACCATTGGCAGTGGCAACCACTTTGCAGAGTTTCAGCAGGTGGATACGGTGAATGCACCCGAAGCGCTGGCCGCGCTCGGCATCGACAAGCAGCACCTGCTGCTGTTGGTGCACAGCGGCTCTCGCGGCTTGGGTGAACGCATCTTGCGCCAGCATGTCGATGCCTTGGGTCACCGCGGCCTGCAGGCCGACACGGCAGAGGCTGCGGACTACCTGGCGCAGCACGATGCGGCGCTGCGCTTTGCACACTGCAACCGCCAACTGGTGGCACAGCGTCTGCTGGCCAACGTGCGGGCTGACGGCCGCTGTGTGCTGGACGTGCACCACAACTTTGTGGAAAGCGCCAGCATCCATGGCCAGGTGGGTTGGCTGCACCGCAAGGGGGCCACGCCGTCGGACCAAGGCGCGGTGCTGATACCCGGTTCGCGCGGGGACTACAGCTACCTGGTGCGGCCCACGCGCCTGTGCCACGACACGCTGCTGTCGCTGGCGCATGGTGCAGGGCGCAAGTGGATTCGCTCGGCCTGCAAAGACCGCCTGTTTAAGCTGATGACGCCCACGCAAATGGGCCGCACGGCACTGGGCAGCCGCGTGATTTGCAACGACAAGCAGTTGATCTACGAGGAAGCACCCCAGGCCTACAAAGGCATCGACAGCGTGGTGCAAGCGCTGGTGGGTGCCGGGCTGGTGGAGCTGCTGGCAAGGACCAAGCCGGTACTGACCTACAAAACCCGTGGGGAGTGCTGCGAATGA
- a CDS encoding metallophosphoesterase family protein: MRIALISDIHGNLPALEAVAADIRLRGVDRIVNLGDSLSGPLLPLETARYLMASGWLSLAGNHERQILTHTAEQRGASDAYAYSQLGRAELDWLRSLPATQLLDGDVFLCHGTPTSDLHYFFENAVHGGTEPATADEIQARLGDITAAVVACGHTHIPRALRSRAGQLLCNPGSVGLAAYDDLEPMEHVVENGSPDARYAIIERAAGAWSAALHSVPYDFEPMARLADLRGRPEWAYALRTGYMAA; this comes from the coding sequence ATGCGTATTGCCCTCATCTCCGATATTCACGGCAACCTTCCTGCATTGGAGGCGGTGGCGGCTGACATTCGCCTTCGAGGCGTGGACCGCATCGTCAATTTGGGCGACAGCCTGTCCGGCCCTTTGTTGCCCCTGGAAACGGCCCGCTACCTGATGGCCAGTGGCTGGTTGAGCCTGGCAGGTAACCACGAGCGCCAGATCCTGACCCACACCGCAGAGCAGCGTGGCGCATCAGATGCATACGCCTACTCGCAGCTGGGCCGTGCGGAGCTTGATTGGTTGCGTTCGCTGCCAGCTACGCAGCTGCTGGATGGCGATGTGTTCCTGTGCCATGGAACGCCCACCAGCGATCTGCATTACTTCTTTGAAAACGCGGTGCATGGCGGAACCGAGCCAGCGACTGCGGATGAAATACAAGCCCGGCTGGGCGACATCACCGCTGCTGTCGTCGCCTGTGGCCATACGCACATCCCCCGCGCACTGCGCTCGCGTGCCGGGCAGTTGTTGTGCAACCCCGGCAGCGTTGGCTTGGCGGCCTATGACGACTTGGAGCCGATGGAGCACGTCGTAGAAAACGGATCGCCCGACGCCCGCTACGCCATCATTGAACGCGCAGCGGGGGCCTGGAGCGCTGCGCTGCACAGCGTTCCTTACGACTTTGAACCCATGGCGCGTTTGGCGGATCTGCGCGGGCGGCCGGAGTGGGCGTATGCGCTGCGCACGGGCTACATGGCTGCATGA
- a CDS encoding pyridoxamine 5'-phosphate oxidase family protein, translating to MDTPLLTAPDIRQRIWQELQRAVQDRHHEWRTPVLATVNADGLPQARTVVLRHADARQATLQFFTDKRSPKFAELEAAPSAALVFWSKRLSWQLRIQATTTVQHSGPEVDAVWTRVSQSPAAGDYLSAKAPGDVWEEDASDTPFDNTQHFLGIVTLQIQNIDWLELARTGHRRAVFTADQWEWRVP from the coding sequence GTGGACACTCCCCTTCTGACCGCACCCGACATCCGCCAACGCATCTGGCAGGAACTGCAGCGTGCCGTGCAAGACCGGCACCACGAATGGCGAACCCCCGTGCTGGCCACGGTGAACGCGGATGGCTTGCCGCAAGCACGCACCGTCGTGCTCCGGCATGCAGATGCACGGCAGGCAACCTTGCAATTTTTCACCGACAAGCGCAGTCCCAAGTTTGCAGAGTTGGAGGCGGCGCCCTCTGCGGCGCTGGTGTTCTGGAGCAAACGGCTTAGCTGGCAGTTGCGGATCCAAGCCACGACAACGGTGCAACATAGCGGTCCGGAGGTGGATGCGGTGTGGACGCGCGTCAGCCAATCTCCCGCTGCAGGGGACTACCTCTCGGCCAAGGCGCCGGGGGATGTGTGGGAAGAAGACGCCTCAGACACCCCGTTCGACAACACGCAGCACTTTCTTGGGATCGTCACTCTGCAGATTCAAAACATAGACTGGCTGGAACTGGCGCGCACGGGCCACCGGCGGGCTGTGTTTACCGCAGACCAGTGGGAATGGCGCGTGCCATGA